The Procambarus clarkii isolate CNS0578487 chromosome 24, FALCON_Pclarkii_2.0, whole genome shotgun sequence genomic interval acatggcactgtgtgacataaacatggcactgtgtgacataaacatgacactgtgtgacattaacatggcactgtgtgacatacacATGGCActctgtgacataaacatggcactgtgtgacacaaACATTGCACTgtttgacataaacatggcagtgtgtgacataaacatggcactctgTGAATTAAATATTACAATGTGTCACATAAACATGGAACTGTTTGacatacacatgaaactgtgagaCATAATCATGGCACTGTaaaacataaacatggcactgtgagaCATAAACAAGGCACTGAGCGAAATAAATATGGCACTGAGTgacgtaaacatggcactgtgtgacgtaAGCATGACacagtgtgacataaacatggaattgtgagacaaaaacatggcactgtgtgacatacgcatagcactgtgtgacataaacatagcACTATGTGACGTCAACATGGACCTGTGTgaagtaaacatggcactgtgtgaaataaacatggcactgtaagacataaacatggcactcagagacataaacatggcactgtgagacataaacatggcactgtgacacattaacatggcactgtgtgacatacacatggcactgtgtgacataaacatggcactgtgtgacataaacatggcgctgtgtgacataaacatggcactgtgtgacttaAACATTACacggtgtgacataaacatgacaCTGTGTGACATGCACACGATACTGtgagacataaacatggcactgtaagacataaacatggcactgtgaaacataaacatggcactgggcGACATATATATGGCACTGAGTGACGAATACATGACACTGTGTGACGTAAACATgatactgtgtgacataaacatgacaTTGTGTGACATACACATAGCACTGTGTGACATatgcatggcactgtgtgacatacacATGGGTTTGTGTGACATACGCATGGCACTGGGTGACTTAAACATAGCACTGTgtaacataaacatggcactgtgtgacataaacatggcactgtgtgacgtcagcatgacactgtgtgacataaacatggcactgtgtgacataaacatggcactgtgtgatgtaaacatgacactgtgtgacataaacatggcactgtgtgaagtaaacatggcactatgtgacataaacatggcactgtgtgacgtaaacatgacactgtgtgacataaacatggcactgtgtgaagtaaacatggcactgtgtgacgtaaacatggcactgtgagaCAAAAACAGTGCACTGTGAGACATTAACATGGCACTGCATgaagtaaacatggcactgtgtgacataaacatggcactgtgagacataaacatggcactgtgtgaagtaaacattgtactgtgtgacataaatatggcaatgtgtgaagtaaacatggcactttgtgaagtaaacatggcactgtgtgacataaacatggcactgtgtgaaatAAGCATGACACTGTGTGAGGTAAACGTGGCACTGTGTGACTTAAACATAGCACTGTGTgacgtaaacatggcactgtgtgatatAAACATAGCACTGTGTGACGTAAACatgacactgtgtgacataaacatagcACAAAGGGAAGTAAACATGACACTGTGTgaagtaaacatggcactgtgtgaagtaaacatggcactgtgtgacataaacatggcactgtgtgaagtaaacatggcactgtgtgacataaacatggcactgtgtgatatAAACATGCACTGTGTgacgtaaacatggcactgtgtgatgtAAACATGGCACTGTATGACAAACattgcactgtgtgacataaccATTGCAGTGTGACATACGCATGGCACAGtgagacataaacatggcactgtatgacataaacatggcactgtgtgacataaacatggcactgtgtgacataaacatggcactgtgtgacataaacatgacactgtgtgacataaCTATTGCACAGTGTGACATACACATGGCACTGTGAGACATAAACATGGTACTGTATGACATAAACATGgccctgtgtgacataaacatggcactgtgtgatataaacattacactttgtgacataaacatggcactgtgtgacatacacATGATACTGtgagacataaacatggcactataagacataaacatggcactgtgaaacataaacatggcactgagcGACATAAATATGGCACTGAGTGACGTAAACACGGCACTGTGTGACATGAACATGATACTGTGTAACATAAACATGACACTGTGTGACATACACGTAGCACTGTGTGACATacgcatggcactgtgtgacatacacatgggactgtgtgacataaacatggaacTGTGAGACAAAAACATAGCACTGagagacataaacatggcactgtgtgacgtaaaaatggcactgtgtgacataaacatggcattgtgtgacataaacatagcACTGTGTGACGTAAAGATGGAACTGTGTgaagtaaacatggcactgtgtgacataaacatggcactgtgtgacataaacatggcctttgtgacataaacatggcactgtgtgacataaacatggcaatgtgtgacataaacatggcacagtGTGACATACGAATGGCACTGtgagacataaacatggcactgtgtgacgtaaacatggcactgtgtgacataaacatggcactgtgtgacataaacatgacactgtgtgacataaacatggcactgtgtgacataaacatggcactgtgtgacataaacatggcactgtgtgacataaacattacactgtgtgacataaacatggcactgtgtgaaatACATATGATACTGtgagacataaacatggcactgtaagacataaacatggcactgtgaaacataaacatggcactgagcGACGTAAGCatgacactgtgtgacataaacatggcactgtgtgacataaacatgacaTTGTGTGACATACACATAGCACTGCGTGACATacgcatggcactgtgtgacatacacatggcactgtgtgaagtaaacatggcactgtgtgacataaacatggcactgtgtgacgtaAACATGAcaatgtgtgacataaacatggcactgtgtgaagtaaacatggcagtgtgtgacataaacatggcaatgtgtgaagtaaacatggcactgtgtgaagtaaacatggcactgtgtgacataaacatggcactgtgtgaaatAAGCATGACACTGTGTGaggtaaacatggcactgtgtgacataaacatggcactgtgtgatgtAAACATGGcattgtgtgacataaacatagcACTGTGTGATGTAAACatgacactgtgtgacataaacatagcactgtgtgaagtaaacatgacactgtgtgaagaaaacatggcactgtgtgacataaacatggcactgtgtgaagtAACCAtcgcactgtgtgacataaacatggcacttcgTGACATAAACatgacactgtgtgacataaacatggcactgtgtgacgtaaacatggcactgtgtgacataaacatggcactgtaagACAAAAACATAGCACTGTGAGACATAAACATTTCACTGTGTgaagtaaacatggcactgtgtgacataatcaTGGAACTGTGAGAcaaaaacatggcactgtgtgtagtaaacatggcactgtgtgacataaacattacACTGTGAGACAAAAACATAGCACTGagagacataaacatggcactatgacgtaaacatggcactgtgtgacattaACATGAcattgtgtgacataaacatagcACTGTGTGACGTAAACATGGAACTGTGTgaagtaaacatggcactgtgtgacataaacatggcactgtttgacataaacatggcactgtgtgacataaacatggcaatgtgtgacataaacatggcacagtGTGACATACGCATGGCACTGCgaaacataaacatggcactgtaaaacataaacatggcactgtgagaCATAAACAAGGCACTGAGCGAAATAAATATGGCTCTGAGTGACGTAAACATGGCACTATGTGACGTAAGCATGACACTGTGTgaagtaaacatggcactgttTGAAGTAAACATAGCACTGTGTGAAGTAAACATGGcattgtgtgacataaacatggcactgtgtgacataaacatggcactgtgtgacataaagatGGCACTGTGTGATATAATtttggcactgtgtgacataaacatggcactttgagacataaacatggcactgtgtgaagtAAACATTGTACTGTATGATATAAACATGATATAAACATGACACTGTGAGACATAAATATGGCACTGTGTgaagtaaacatggcactgtgtgacataaaaatGGAAGTGTGTGATATAAACATGGAACTGTGTgaaataaacatggcactgtgggaagtaaacatggcactgtgtaacataaacatggcactgtgtgacataaacatggcactgtgtgacataaacatggcactgtgtgacataaacatggcactatgTGACATAACAATTGGACAGTGTGACATGCGCATGGTACTGtgagacataaacatggcactgtatgACATAAACatgacactgtgtgacataaacatggcactgtaagACAAAAACATAGCACTGTGAGACATAAACATTTCACTGTGTgaagtaaacatggcactgtgtgacataatcaTGGAACTGTGAGAcaaaaacatggcactgtgtgaagtaaacatggcactgtgtgacataaacattacACTGTGAGACAAAAACATAGCACTGAGAgatataaacatggcactgtgacgtaaacatggcactgtgtgacattaACATGAcattgtgtgacataaacatagcACTGTGTGACGTAAACATGGAACTGTGCgaagtaaacatggcactgtgtgacataaacatggcactgattgacataaacatggcactgtgtgacataaacatggcaatgtgtgacataaacatggcacagtGTGACATACACATGGCACTGtgagacataaacatggcactgtgtgacgtaAACatagcactgtgtgacataaacatggcactgtaaaacataaacatggcactgtgagaCATAAACAAGGCTCTGAGCGAAATAAATATGGCACTGAGTgacgtaaacatggcactgtgtgacgtaAGCATGACATTGTGTGAAGTAAACATGGCACTATTTGAAGTAAACATAGCACTGTGTGAAGTAAACATGGcattgtgtgacataaacatggcattgtgtgacataaacatggcactgtgtgacataaagatggcactgtgtgacatacacATGGGACTGTGTGACATacgcatggcactgtgtgacataaacatggcactgtgtgacataaacatggcactgtaagACAAAAACATAGCACTGTGAGACATAAACATTTCACTGTGTgaagtaaacatggcactgtgtggcaTAATCATGGAACTGTGAGAcaaaaacatggcactgtgtgaagtaaacatggcactgtgtgacataaacattacACTGTGAGACAAAAACATAGCACTGAGAGacttaaacatggcactgtgacgtaaacatggcactgtgtgacattaACATGAcattgtgtgacataaacatagcACTGTGTGACGTAAACAAGGAACTGTGTGAAGTAAACAAGGCACTGTGTGACATATGCATAGCACTGTGGGACGTAAACATGGACCTGTGTGAAGTAAACATGACACTGTGTGAAATAAACATGGcattgtgtgacataaacatggcattgtgtgacataaacatggcactgtgtgacataaacatggcactgtgtgacattaACATGGCACTATGTGACAAAACACTTGGACAGTGTGACATACGCATGGCACTgtatgacataaacatggcactgtatgACATAAACATGTCACTGTGTGACATACGCATGGCACTgtatgacataaacatggcactgtatgACATAAACAtgtcactgtgtgacataaacatggcactgtgtgacataaacattacACTgtttgacataaacatggcactgtgtgacatacacATGATACTGTGAAACATAGACATGACACTAtaagacataaacatggcactgtgaaaCATAAACCTGGCACTGAGCGACATAAATATGGCACTGAGTGACGTAAACATGGCACTTTGTGACATAAACATgatactgtgtgacataaacatgacaCTGTGTGACATACACATAGCACTGTGTGACATACACATGGGACTGTGTGACATACATATgggactgtgtgacataaacatggcacattGTGACACAAACATGGCACTGTAAGACAAAAACATAGCACTGGGAGACATAAACATTTCACTGTGTgaagtaaacatggcactgtgtgacataatcaTGGAACTGTGAGAcaaaaacatggcactgtgtgaagtaaacatggcactgtgtgacataaacattacACTGTGAGACAAAAACATAGCACTGagagacataaacatggcactgtgacgtaaacatggcactgtgtgacattaACATTACATTGTGTGACATAAGCATAGCACTGTGTGATGTAAACATGGAACTGTGTgaagtaaacatggcactgtgtgacataaacatggcaatgtgtgacataaacatggcacagtGTGACATACGCACGGCACTgtttgacataaacatggcactgtgtgacataaacatggcactgtgtgacataaatatggcaatgtgtgacataaacattgcaatgtgtgacataaacatggcacagtGTGACATACGCATGGCACTGtgagacataaacatggcactgtgtgacgtaaacatggcactgtgagacataaacatggcactgtgtgacgtaaacatggcactgtgtgacataaacatggcactgtgtgacataaacatgacactgtgtgacataaacatggcactgtgagacataaacatggcactgtgtgaagtAAACATTGCACTgtttgacataaacatggcagtgtgtgacataaacatggcactctgTGACTTAAATATTACAATGTGTCACATAAACATGGAACTGTGTGacatacacatgaaactgtgagaCATAATCATGGCACTGTaaaacataaacatggcactgtgagaCATAAACAAGCACTGAGCGAAATAAATATGGCACTGAGTgacgtaaacatggcactgtgtgacgtaagcatgacactgtgtgacataaacatggaacTGTGAGAcaaaaacatggcactgtgtgacatacgcatagcactgtgtgacataaacatagcattgtgtgacataaacatagcACTATGTGACGTCAACATGGACCTGTGTgaagtaaacatggcactgtgtgaaataaacatggcactgtaagacataaacatggcactcagagacataaacatggcactgtgagaCATAAACATGACACTATGACACATTACcttggcactgtgtgacatacacatg includes:
- the LOC138368042 gene encoding uncharacterized protein, whose product is MDLCEVNMTLCEINMALCDINMALCDINMALCDINMALCDINMALCDKTLGQCDIRMALYDINMALYDINMSLCDIRMALYDINMALYDINMSLCDINMALCDINITLFDINMALCDIHMIL
- the LOC138368041 gene encoding Kruppel-like factor 18, which translates into the protein MALSDVSMTLCDINMALCDINMTLCDIHIALRDIRMALCDIHMALCEVNMALCDINMALCDVNMTMCDINMALCEVNMAVCDINMAMCEVNMALCEVNMALCDINMALCEISMTLCEVNMALCDINMALCDVNMALCDINIALCDVNMTLCDINIALCEVNMTLCEENMALCDINMALCEVTIALCDINMALRDINMTLCDINMALCDVNMALCDINMAL